One genomic segment of Deltaproteobacteria bacterium includes these proteins:
- the recO gene encoding DNA repair protein RecO has product MITSRSEALVLGLSDYGEGHRLVRLFDRETGLVKAFAPAARKSRKRYGGTLEPMAHLEVVLTRRPGRDLPSLDEARVLHLRLTLREHLERIFLGTYLVELTGMILREDQPQAALFDLLVAALDGLDGKEEGREGILSPWGRIAMDHAILESYGAAPHLAACASCGRTPEAERSRYSVREGGLCCQQCQPHWLPDDRTLLRRTRQALLALAGAGVSAELLARAAGLPADDLEAIEEARRALEDTLEALLGRAPKSRALLDATLR; this is encoded by the coding sequence ATGATCACCAGCCGGTCAGAGGCGCTGGTGCTCGGGCTCTCCGACTACGGAGAGGGGCACCGGCTGGTGCGCCTCTTCGACCGGGAGACGGGCCTGGTGAAGGCCTTCGCGCCGGCGGCCCGCAAGTCGCGCAAGCGCTACGGCGGGACGCTCGAGCCCATGGCCCACCTCGAGGTGGTCCTCACTCGCCGCCCCGGCCGGGACCTCCCCTCCCTCGACGAGGCCCGGGTCCTCCACCTGCGCCTGACGCTGCGCGAGCACCTCGAGCGGATCTTCCTGGGCACCTACCTGGTCGAGCTCACCGGGATGATCCTGCGCGAGGACCAGCCCCAGGCCGCCCTCTTCGATCTGCTGGTGGCCGCCCTCGACGGCCTCGACGGGAAGGAGGAGGGGCGGGAGGGGATCCTCTCCCCCTGGGGGCGGATCGCGATGGATCACGCCATCCTCGAGTCCTACGGGGCCGCGCCCCACCTGGCGGCCTGCGCCTCCTGCGGGCGGACGCCCGAGGCCGAGCGCTCCCGCTACTCGGTGCGGGAGGGAGGGCTGTGCTGCCAGCAGTGCCAGCCCCACTGGCTCCCGGACGATCGGACCCTGCTGCGCCGGACGCGGCAGGCGCTCCTGGCGCTGGCGGGGGCGGGGGTCTCGGCGGAGCTGCTGGCGCGCGCCGCCGGGTTGCCGGCCGACGACCTCGAGGCGATCGAGGAGGCGAGGAGGGCCCTGGAGGACACCCTGGAGGCCTTGCTGGGGAGGGCGCCGAAGAGCCGGGCGTTGCTGGACGCCACCCTGCGCTGA